Below is a window of Ciceribacter thiooxidans DNA.
CTGCTGCCGAAGTGCTTGACGGCGGTTGAGTCGGAGCGAAGCAGGTCCATTCCGCCGAGGAGCTCCGTTGTCCGCTGGCCGAGCCCCACTGCATCGATCACCACTTTGAGATTGCTTCTGAGGCTCGGGCTGTTCTGCGCTGCGTTCGCGGAGTTGGCCACACTCGCTCCCGTCGCGGCAAGGCCGATCAGCCGGAGCATCTGGCCGGGACCGGTCGTGTTCGCGAAGGAGCGGACGCCGCTCGAGCTCTTCAGCCCGTTCAGATCGCCGTCGAGGGCTGCCATCTTCGCCCGGGCCTGCTCGATCGTCTCTCCGGGCTCCGGCAGGGACTTGTCGACCGCGTCTATCGCCCGGTTCAGGTCGGCTTCGGGAATGCCGAGCATTCGTGAAAGGCCGCCGTCTTTCAGCCCTTGCAGGCTGGCCTTTGCCTTGCCGAGGGCGGCCGGATCCCCGGTTTGCAGATCGGTGAAGGACGGAAGCACCCGGTGGCGGATGATCTGCGTCGTTGCCTCTTCGGCGAGCTTCCGGCCGCGGTCGGTGAGGCGGGCCTGATAACCCATGAGCCTGACCACAGCCGGACTGTCGAGCAGAGCCGGGTTCTTCTTCATCGCGATCTCGACCGCCATTGCGGTCTTTTCATCCGAGAGGATCTTGCCGATTTCGTCGTCGACGGCCTGTCGTTGAGACGCCAGCTCCGGCGGCAGGTTACCGAGTGATGTCAGCTGCCGCAGCAGTTTTTCGCCGCTTGCGGCAATATTGCCTTCGAGGCGCTGCTCCGTTGCAGTCCATTCCGGACCCTTCTCCTTCTTGTAATCGTCAATCGCTTTCGTGAGCTGGTCCGGGCTCATGGTGCCGCCGTGGTTCGAAATCAGCCACTGCAGTTCCTGCATATGCTCCGAATAGGCGATCACGTCCTGGTTGACCTCGGCGGACGCATACTGCTTGACCTGCGGAACGATGTTCCGGACGACGAAATCGGAAGAGGCCGGGGCACTTTCGACGGCCACGGCGATCGGATAGTCGAGACGGGAGCCATTGGCGATCGCCATCGGTATCGAGTTCGGGCCGTAGCCACCGAGTCTGGCGAAGCGCTCGGTGATCGCATCGGCACCCGGACTGCCGCTTATGCGGTCGATAATCCTCATCATATCTGTCTGGCCGTTCATTCCGATCAGGTCGCCACCGATCTTCTCCTGCTTCCGGCTGTTTGCCGCCTCGATCACCGGCATGGCGGAAGAGAGGAGCTTAGTGGCGAGCCGCGGATCGGCACCGTCCGTCAGCTGCTCGAGATTGCGCATTGTCGTTGCGGCATCGCCCTGTTCGCTGAATGCGTGCTCCGGCCGATAGTCGGCAAGGGGTTTGGATGCCCGGTTCGCTGCCTTGAAGATGAGAGCCTGCGCGTCCGCGGAATGCAGAAGAACGTGCTGGATCTCTGGCGCAGCCGAAGCAAAGGCCGAGGAGAGCTTGCGGAAAGCCTCTTCCGGGCTCCGCGAGGCATTTGCGCCGTCAATGATCGTGCGCGCCTTCGCCTCGACGTCGACGCCCGCATGGGTCGACGGACGCAGTTCGGTATTCAGCGCTTTCGCCGCATCTTCGATCGCCATCCGAGCGGGCGCCGCATCCGTCCAATCGCGGTCGTAAAGGCGCTGCAGCACCGCGGATCGCTGCCTTTCCGGCAGTGCCTCGACATGGGCCCGGACATCGGCGGAAATTCCGGCGGTCGACGCTCGATGGTCGATCTTCGGGTCGTCGGAATACTGGATACGGTTGCCGCGATCATAAATCTCGTCGGCGAGGACGGCTTCGCCGTCGGTCTTCAGGCCGCGCTGCAGGATTGCCGCCTTGACGGCGCTTCCGGCGGGGCCGGCATCGAGCCAGCCCTTGTTCATCAGCCGGAGGGCTGCAGCCTGTCGTTCGGCGGGCAGCAGGCTGTCGAGATAGGTACCGACGTCACGCTGCAGGTCCCTGCCTTCGGCGGCATAGTCGATGCCGGAGGGGTTGGCGGCATAGGCGAGTTTGTTGCCGCGGTCATAGAGATCGTCGAGGAACGCCGCTTCACCCGTCGGCACTCCCCCGCCGTCGACGGGACCGTTGGCGACGAGCGCGGGGGAGGCGAGGGGCACGATCACGACGTCGTTCGGCAGGACGGTTCCGTCGGCGGGCAGCGCTATGCGGTTCGATGCGGCAAGATCATCGAGGCTGACATGGTTCTCCCTGGCAATCTCCCAGAGGCTGTCGCCTCTCTCGACGACGAAGGCTTTTTCCGTCATCGGGTCGATCACCTTCGGACCGCCTGCTGCGGCTCTCTCGCGCACGGCCTGGTTGATTTGTTCGATGAAGAACCGGCGCTGTTCGTCGGAAACGGCGATGGTGCGGCCGCTTGGATCGTGGCGGCTCTTGCCGTCGAGGTCGATGCGGTAGGACATGGGCCTGGATCTCCCTGGCTCTGCGCAGCATTCGATGCCGCCCATTCCGTGCTGCGAAATGGAAAGCGAAGAACGAGACATCAATTCAAGGTGCTAGGCGGTCGCGCGTGGGCGCGGGAACCACTATGGCGGACCTTGTTAATGGTTTGATGACAGGAGCGGGATCAACGCCCGGCGATCCGGATATCAGTTGGAAGCCGGATCTCGGAGGCTGCGCAGTACGGCCGGTGCATCTTTGAAGAGAGCGAGCTCCGCAACCATGTATTGCAGGAGATAGGTGAGATAGAGCACGATCAGGATCGCAAAGATGAGGTTCTTGACGGCCAGCGACAGGTCGAAAACATGAAACTGCGGCGCCATGCGCGAGAGATAGGCAAGCATCAGATCGGCGATGAGCAGGGCAAGGACAATCGGGGCGATCAGGAGTACCCCGATCTGCATGACGCGGTCGAGAATCCCGAGCACGGCAAAACCCGCTCCGGAGCCGAGCGCCGGCGAAAAGCTGGTGACGGGCCAGATCTCGTAGCTGCGATAATAGGTGTCTGCGAGCAGCGAAAAACCGCCTGACTTGAAGAAGAGCGCGACCAGTGCCAGGACGAAGAACGTGCCGGCAATACTGGTCTCGGTTGCCTGAAGGGGATCAACGAGCTGTGCCGAGGTCGAGCCGCGCTGCAGGTCGACGAGATCGCCTGCCATTTCAGCCGCCCAGAAGGGAATGCCGAGCACCACGCCGAGCACGACGCCGAGAATGAGTTCCTTGAAGACGAGACCGGTCACGACCAGGCTCGAGAAGCTCTCTCCTTCCGCGAAGGTCGCCATGAATCCCGGTATCAGCGGTAACGCGATGGCGATGGCGACGCCGGAACGGATCAGGCCCGTAAGCCCGAGCCTGACGAAGGCCGGCGTGATCACGATCATGCCCAGCGCGCGGGCCATCGCGATCGCCGCTGCAGCGAGCACCGGATAGATGATATCGGCGAGCGAGGAGATAGCTGAGAGAATGTCCACCTCGCGCCCTACCGCGTCAGGGCCGGAAAGACGTCGAGCGTATTGCTGGCGAAGTCTGCGACCTGCACCGCAAGCGTCGGCCCCAGCACGATCAGAGCCAGCATGACGGCAACCAGCTTGACCGCCTGCGGGAGCGTCTGGTCCTGGATCTGCGTGAGTGCCTGGATGAGGCCGACGCTGATCCCGATGATGATCGCGATGGCGAGCGGCGGGCCCGAGGCAATCAGCACGGTCAGCATTGCTTTCTGCGTCTGGGCGAGGAAGGCTGTTTGGTCCATGGACGCTATCCGTAGCTGAGGATCAGGCCGTGCATCAGCCGCGACCAGCCGTTGACGGCGACGAAGAGAAATATCTTCAGCGGTATCGAGATCAGTGTCGGCGAGACCATCATCATCCCCATCGCCATCAGCACCATCGAGACGATCAGATCGATGACGAGGAACGGCAGGTAAAGCAGAAATCCGATCTCGAAGGCGCGGGTGAGCTCCGAACTCACAAAGGCGGGAACGAGGATCAACAGACTGTCGCTCTTGACGGCGGCTCTCGCCTCCTCCGACCAGATCCGCTCCGTCGCCTGAAGGAAGAACTGACGCTCGTTCTCGTCCGTGTAGCGGGTGAGGTGCGCCTGGAGCGGCGCCCGCACCTGGTCGGCGGCCCGCATCATGCTGTCCATCGACTGCACGTCGATCTGCTCGCTCGAAAGCGTGCGGTACATTTCGCCGACGAGCGGCGTCGTTACATAGACGGTGAGGATCAGCGCAACGCCGTAGAGGACCAGATTGGGCGGCGATTGCTGGATGCCGAGCGCATTGCGGATCAGGAAGAGGACGATAGAGATCTTCAGGAAACCTGTCATCGTCACTACGGCGAGCGGGATGAGCCCGATCGTCGAGACGATGACGATGATCGGAATGAGATTGGTGGTCGTCTCACCCATCGGTCGAGAGCCGCACCACGCGCACGCCGAGGCCTTCGCCGATACGGATCAGCTCTCCCTTTCCGATGAGCCGTCCGTTCGCTAGAATGTTGACCGGGCTGGCAAGACTCGGATTGGCGTGAAGCACCGTTCCCTCGCTCATCGCGGCGATTTCGTTCAGAGGGAACTCGGCCCGGCCGACCTCGAAGACGAGTTCGATCGGCAGATCGGCGAGCGGTTCGAGTTCCTCGGACGAAGGTGTCTCCTGGGTCATCGCGGAAAATTCCCAACTTGTTGTGAATGGCTTCCAGCCGGAGGCGAAGACGAAGCCGTCGTCGCGGCGATCAAGCGCTGCGACAAGGTGATTGCCGAGCGTTACGAAGGCGTCGTGGGTCCCGGACCGCTCGACCTGGACGACATCGCCCGGGCGCAGAGTTTTCAACTCTGCAAGACTCAATTGCTGTGTGCCGGCCCGGATCTGGAGACGCTGGACGAGGCTGCCGGTGAAGTCGGTCGGGAAGCGTCGGCGCGTGCCCAATGATGTTCCGATTTTCGACGCCGCCGCGACGCTCAGATGGAGCTCTGCCGGGAGCGGAAAGTCGCCACCGTAGACGAACCACGCGAGCTTGATGGGATAATCCTCGACAGTCTCGGGAGGTCCGAGCCGCAGCGGTTCGCCGAGGTGCGTTTCCAGGGCTTCGAGAGAAGGGGCGAGGGCCTCCTCCAGGAGGATGTTGCGTTGCAAGGCCGTCAGCGCCGAGACATCACCCTGTACTCCGAGCGCGGCAGAAAGCCCGTCGAGTGTTGCGGCAGGCATCAACCAACGGCCCGGCGCAGTGCCGATGAGGAAGGCGATTTCTATCGGGTTGTTCGGAAGTGCCGTTCCGTCAGCCACCTCGAAGGCGAGTTCGGCCGGCGGCAGCGAGAGGCGGAAGGCGACACGAACGCCCACGAGCCGGTTGATGAGATCGACATGCGCCGGATTCACGTCCGGAAGCCACGAGCAGTCCTCCGCATGCGAGCGGAGTTCGGCAGTTGCTGAACTTGCCTGCGCGGTCGACCTCATCCTACCGTTTCCTGCTCCTCGGACGGATCGCCTCCTCGTCCTCGATTTCGTCGAGGAGGGCGGCGCGCTTTTCGTCCTTTCGCTGTTTTTCGGCGGCGAGGGATCGTATCCGTTCGTAATGCCTGTGTTTGAGCCGGTATTCGGCTGCAAGCTCTGCCCTCTTTTCAGCTTCCCGACTTTCCCGGTGCTTGGCCTCATGGACCTGCTCCTCCAGCGCGCGGGCGCGGTGGTCCAGGCCCAGCAGAGCGTCGCGAAATCGTTCGAGATCCCGCTGACCGACCGGGCCTTGCGCGAGATCGGTGTAGAGAGCCTCTTCTTCCTGCCGTCGCTGCACCTCATGCGCGATGCTTTCAGCCTTTGCGCCTTCCAATGCGCGGACAGTCTGGACATGCCGGTTGTGCTGGCGCTGGGCCTTCTCGTCAGCCCGCCGCATTCGCAGCGCTCTCAGTTCGACGAGTTGTCGAAGATTGCCTTTTCGTGTCACGCAGCCAGTCCCCTCAGTTGTTCGATGGTGGCCTCGAAGGTCGAGAATTCGTCGCCCGTCTGCCTCAGGAACGCTTCGATGGCGTCACGCTTGTCGATCGCCTCGTCCAAGCGAACGTCCGCGCCGCGCTCATATTCCCCGACCCGCAGGAGGAGTTCGATCTCCTGGTAGCGGGCAAGCAATGTCCGGACATGGGCCGCATCATCCCGATGCGCCCTGCCGGCGACGGTTTCCATCAGCCGGCTGCGGCTTTTCAGGACGTCGATTGCCGGGAAAAAGTTCCGCTCGGCAAGATCGGAACTGAGCACGATGTGCCCGTCGAGGATGGCCTTGGTTTCTTCGGCAACCGGGTCCAGCGTTCCGTCGCCCTCGGTCAGCACGGTATAAAGGGCGGTGATCGAACCACCATGCCCCGGCCCGGCGCGCTCGAGCAGGCGGGGCAGGGCGGCGAAGAGCGACGGGGGATAGCCGCGGCGCGTCGGCGGCTCGCCGGCCGCAAGTCCGATCTCGCGCTGCGCGCGGGCGAAGCGCGTAACACTGTCCATGAGGAGCAGGACGTGGCGGCCCTGGTCTCGAAAATACTCGGCGATCGCCGTCGCGGCATAGGCGGCCTTGACCCGTTCGATCGCCGGCCGGTCCGAGGTTGCAACCACGACCACGGAACGCCGGAGCCCTGCTTCACCCAACTGGCCCTCGATGAATTCGCGCACTTCACGTCCGCGTTCGCCGATCAACCCGATGACGATGACATCTGCCCTGGTCCCGCGGACGATGGCTGAAAGCAGAGAGGATTTGCCCACTCCCGGTTCCCCGAAAATGCCGACACGCTGGCCGCGCGCGACCGTCAGCAATCCGTCGATCGCGCGGATGCCGAGTTGCAGCGGCTCACTGATCAAGTCGCGTTGCAATGCATGCGGCGGCGGCCGGTGCGTGGGGTAATAGGTGTCGGTGATGACCGGAGCCACGCCCTCCCGGGAAAAGTCGAGAATTTCGCCGAGGGGGTTGAGGACACGGCCGAGGAGATCGTCGCAGACGGGGATTTGCAGGGTCTTGCCGGTGGCGATGACTTCGGCGCGCGTCGACATGCCGGCGAGATCACCGATTGGCGTCAAGACAGCCTCCTCGTCCTCGAATCCGACAACCTCGGCCGGTACCGTCGCACCGGAAACGGGATCGCGCAGATGACAAAGCTCACCGATCCGCACCATCGGTGCGGTTGCGTGAACGATGATCCCGGTGATGCGGCGGACACGGCCATGCACCGGCCGCGTCTCGCTGCCGAGTGCCCGCTCGCGCAGCCTTCGGACGATGTCGCCGGGGTCGGTCAGCAGGTGTTCGTTCATGCGGGCGCATCCGGACGTGCAGGCCGAGCGCCGACCAGGGCGTCGCGAATGACCGAGAGCTGGGTGTCGAGTCCGGCATCGACCACGGCGATGGAGTTGGCGAGAACGCATTTGCTGCCGTCAAGCCGCGGATCTGCAAGAACGGTAATCTTCAACGCGTGATTGGTGTGGCGCTGGCGCACGAGCTCGGAGACGCGTTCGGCAATCGCGGGTGCGACGGTAATCGTGACGTCGCGCTCGTGCTGAAACGACTGGAGCGCCTGCTGTGCGAGTCTCGCCACGAGTTCGGCCTGATCGAAGCCGCCGAGCAGCTTCTCGATGATCGCCAGACTGAGTTCTGCGATCTGCCGGTCAAGTCCTGCCATGTATGCGTTGACGTCGGCGGTGGTCTTGACGAGCAGGGCAGCGGCCTGGCGTTCTCCGGCAAGCCGGCCCGCCTCGTAACCCTCCCGCCTGCCATTCTCGACGATCTCGCGCATCTCGGCGCGCTGCCGCTCGGCCTCTGCCCTTGCGGCGTCCAGAAAAGCGAAACCTTCGAGCCAATGCTCCGCTTGAGCCTGCCGCAGGATCTTCGCGGTCGGCCTTGAAGGCAAATCGTTCATGCGACCTCCTTCGCAGCGGCGCCGGTGAACGTCTCCCGCGCGAGGCGTCTGACGATCGCGGCCCCCCGATCTGCGTCGTCCGGTTTGGAAAATCCGGCGTCCTCCGCCGTCTCCTGCCGAAGCCGCAACCACGCGGCCAGGGGCGCGGGCAGAGCGGCCTGCCAGCTCACCCAGCACTTTCGGCCGTCGGCCTCGATCGCTTGCACTAACTCATAGAGATTGTCCGGCGGCGGACGGCTGGAGGCGAGATCGCGATTATGGATGGCGAGACGAAAGGCGTCCTCGCCGATCCTTGACTTCATCTCCGCGACCTCGCGGCTGCGGATTTCGCCGGCGAGGACCTCGCCCCAGAACACCGCACCCGCCGCGCGACAGTAATGGTCCGTTTGTTCTCGCGGCAAGGCGAGGAGCTCGAGGTCTTCCTCGGACGGGCGGGCGCAGGACGAGGCGGGCGGAAGCCGATAGCGTTCGCAGAGCAGACGAGCAAGCGGCCGCTGGACACGACTCGACTGCTGCAGCCGCAACGCGGTCTCGGTCGAGATCGCCTCGTCATAGGCCTGCACGATGTAGCGCGGGTGCACGAGGCGCGCCGGCGCAGTCTGGAAAACCGTCCAGATGTCATCGGGGCCACCGCCCGGGGAGCCCTCTGAGAGCGAAGCACCGGTCATTTGGCAGGACCATAGGGTTGCAGGGGATAGATTTTCCGGCGCCGGCTCTGCCGGCGCCAGAAGAGATAACCGAGGCCGCCGACCGCGGCAGCAAGGCCGCCGACGAGCCCGCCGAAGATCAGCCGGGCCTTGGCGACGCTCGACGGCAGCATCCAGATTCCGAGGAACGACGTCAGTTCGGTCGCCGGGGGCGGCTCGCTCGACCGCTGGCTGGCAACCGCCACGACAGAGACCTTCTCGTAGGAGAGGCCTGAAATGCTATTCGCCACCAACGTCTTGATCCGAGGGATGAGCGGATTGACGTCCAGATCGGCTTCGTGCCGGATGAACACCGAAGCCGAGGCGGGTATGGCGTTGCGCTGCAGCGGGTCGTTATCGGGCAGAACGACATGAACGCGTGCAGAGAGCACCCCGTCGATTTCGGAGACGGTGCGCGAAAGTTCTTCGCTGAGGGCATAGATCATCTGCGCGCGCTCCTGCACGGGCGAGGCGACGAGCCCCTCCTGCTTGAACACGGTGCCGAGAGTGGCAAACTTCTCCTTGGGGAGGCCTGCCGCGTTGAGTGCGGATACCGCCTGCGCGAACTGATCCTCGTCGACGGTGACGGTCAGCTTGCCGTCCTTCTGCAAGACGCGGCTCGCCGGTATGCCCTTCGAAATCAGGATGGCGACCATTTCGTTGGCCTCGCGCTCATCGAGGTTCGTGTAGAGATCGACGCTGCAGGCCTGCAACGCCAGGACCATCAACGCGAGCGCCAGCCCGCGTCCCACTGCCGG
It encodes the following:
- a CDS encoding LysM peptidoglycan-binding domain-containing protein — translated: MSYRIDLDGKSRHDPSGRTIAVSDEQRRFFIEQINQAVRERAAAGGPKVIDPMTEKAFVVERGDSLWEIARENHVSLDDLAASNRIALPADGTVLPNDVVIVPLASPALVANGPVDGGGVPTGEAAFLDDLYDRGNKLAYAANPSGIDYAAEGRDLQRDVGTYLDSLLPAERQAAALRLMNKGWLDAGPAGSAVKAAILQRGLKTDGEAVLADEIYDRGNRIQYSDDPKIDHRASTAGISADVRAHVEALPERQRSAVLQRLYDRDWTDAAPARMAIEDAAKALNTELRPSTHAGVDVEAKARTIIDGANASRSPEEAFRKLSSAFASAAPEIQHVLLHSADAQALIFKAANRASKPLADYRPEHAFSEQGDAATTMRNLEQLTDGADPRLATKLLSSAMPVIEAANSRKQEKIGGDLIGMNGQTDMMRIIDRISGSPGADAITERFARLGGYGPNSIPMAIANGSRLDYPIAVAVESAPASSDFVVRNIVPQVKQYASAEVNQDVIAYSEHMQELQWLISNHGGTMSPDQLTKAIDDYKKEKGPEWTATEQRLEGNIAASGEKLLRQLTSLGNLPPELASQRQAVDDEIGKILSDEKTAMAVEIAMKKNPALLDSPAVVRLMGYQARLTDRGRKLAEEATTQIIRHRVLPSFTDLQTGDPAALGKAKASLQGLKDGGLSRMLGIPEADLNRAIDAVDKSLPEPGETIEQARAKMAALDGDLNGLKSSSGVRSFANTTGPGQMLRLIGLAATGASVANSANAAQNSPSLRSNLKVVIDAVGLGQRTTELLGGMDLLRSDSTAVKHFGSSSRPAVKFLGALSGGFDAWIAFDYFKGGDPLMGSLSAAAAGGTIMAALGTGTMFGPAGLVIVGAAVIGQMIVADTRESNRYMTETSRRFLAHSGLSETAAGVLVDQSGDGYSPVPILARYAELRGYRLDQPAARQQFIDWLNGIPKEGLEKLRDNLHHTLDEIGGDLTRLPASAGSDERYTDAQRLNERYIGGQVYIPSLADQIRNGDAAPASIRQIDVVLAELGIAIPVA
- the sctT gene encoding type III secretion system export apparatus subunit SctT — encoded protein: MDILSAISSLADIIYPVLAAAAIAMARALGMIVITPAFVRLGLTGLIRSGVAIAIALPLIPGFMATFAEGESFSSLVVTGLVFKELILGVVLGVVLGIPFWAAEMAGDLVDLQRGSTSAQLVDPLQATETSIAGTFFVLALVALFFKSGGFSLLADTYYRSYEIWPVTSFSPALGSGAGFAVLGILDRVMQIGVLLIAPIVLALLIADLMLAYLSRMAPQFHVFDLSLAVKNLIFAILIVLYLTYLLQYMVAELALFKDAPAVLRSLRDPASN
- a CDS encoding EscS/YscS/HrcS family type III secretion system export apparatus protein, with amino-acid sequence MDQTAFLAQTQKAMLTVLIASGPPLAIAIIIGISVGLIQALTQIQDQTLPQAVKLVAVMLALIVLGPTLAVQVADFASNTLDVFPALTR
- the sctR gene encoding type III secretion system export apparatus subunit SctR, producing the protein MGETTTNLIPIIVIVSTIGLIPLAVVTMTGFLKISIVLFLIRNALGIQQSPPNLVLYGVALILTVYVTTPLVGEMYRTLSSEQIDVQSMDSMMRAADQVRAPLQAHLTRYTDENERQFFLQATERIWSEEARAAVKSDSLLILVPAFVSSELTRAFEIGFLLYLPFLVIDLIVSMVLMAMGMMMVSPTLISIPLKIFLFVAVNGWSRLMHGLILSYG
- the sctQ gene encoding type III secretion system cytoplasmic ring protein SctQ, with the protein product MRSTAQASSATAELRSHAEDCSWLPDVNPAHVDLINRLVGVRVAFRLSLPPAELAFEVADGTALPNNPIEIAFLIGTAPGRWLMPAATLDGLSAALGVQGDVSALTALQRNILLEEALAPSLEALETHLGEPLRLGPPETVEDYPIKLAWFVYGGDFPLPAELHLSVAAASKIGTSLGTRRRFPTDFTGSLVQRLQIRAGTQQLSLAELKTLRPGDVVQVERSGTHDAFVTLGNHLVAALDRRDDGFVFASGWKPFTTSWEFSAMTQETPSSEELEPLADLPIELVFEVGRAEFPLNEIAAMSEGTVLHANPSLASPVNILANGRLIGKGELIRIGEGLGVRVVRLSTDG
- the sctO gene encoding type III secretion system stalk subunit SctO, with the protein product MTRKGNLRQLVELRALRMRRADEKAQRQHNRHVQTVRALEGAKAESIAHEVQRRQEEEALYTDLAQGPVGQRDLERFRDALLGLDHRARALEEQVHEAKHRESREAEKRAELAAEYRLKHRHYERIRSLAAEKQRKDEKRAALLDEIEDEEAIRPRSRKR
- a CDS encoding FliI/YscN family ATPase, with amino-acid sequence MNEHLLTDPGDIVRRLRERALGSETRPVHGRVRRITGIIVHATAPMVRIGELCHLRDPVSGATVPAEVVGFEDEEAVLTPIGDLAGMSTRAEVIATGKTLQIPVCDDLLGRVLNPLGEILDFSREGVAPVITDTYYPTHRPPPHALQRDLISEPLQLGIRAIDGLLTVARGQRVGIFGEPGVGKSSLLSAIVRGTRADVIVIGLIGERGREVREFIEGQLGEAGLRRSVVVVATSDRPAIERVKAAYAATAIAEYFRDQGRHVLLLMDSVTRFARAQREIGLAAGEPPTRRGYPPSLFAALPRLLERAGPGHGGSITALYTVLTEGDGTLDPVAEETKAILDGHIVLSSDLAERNFFPAIDVLKSRSRLMETVAGRAHRDDAAHVRTLLARYQEIELLLRVGEYERGADVRLDEAIDKRDAIEAFLRQTGDEFSTFEATIEQLRGLAA
- the sctL gene encoding type III secretion system stator protein SctL, which codes for MNDLPSRPTAKILRQAQAEHWLEGFAFLDAARAEAERQRAEMREIVENGRREGYEAGRLAGERQAAALLVKTTADVNAYMAGLDRQIAELSLAIIEKLLGGFDQAELVARLAQQALQSFQHERDVTITVAPAIAERVSELVRQRHTNHALKITVLADPRLDGSKCVLANSIAVVDAGLDTQLSVIRDALVGARPARPDAPA
- a CDS encoding type III secretion protein codes for the protein MTGASLSEGSPGGGPDDIWTVFQTAPARLVHPRYIVQAYDEAISTETALRLQQSSRVQRPLARLLCERYRLPPASSCARPSEEDLELLALPREQTDHYCRAAGAVFWGEVLAGEIRSREVAEMKSRIGEDAFRLAIHNRDLASSRPPPDNLYELVQAIEADGRKCWVSWQAALPAPLAAWLRLRQETAEDAGFSKPDDADRGAAIVRRLARETFTGAAAKEVA
- the sctJ gene encoding type III secretion system inner membrane ring lipoprotein SctJ; translated protein: MKTLRHFPAVGRGLALALMVLALQACSVDLYTNLDEREANEMVAILISKGIPASRVLQKDGKLTVTVDEDQFAQAVSALNAAGLPKEKFATLGTVFKQEGLVASPVQERAQMIYALSEELSRTVSEIDGVLSARVHVVLPDNDPLQRNAIPASASVFIRHEADLDVNPLIPRIKTLVANSISGLSYEKVSVVAVASQRSSEPPPATELTSFLGIWMLPSSVAKARLIFGGLVGGLAAAVGGLGYLFWRRQSRRRKIYPLQPYGPAK